The following coding sequences are from one Campylobacter sp. RM16187 window:
- a CDS encoding transglutaminase-like cysteine peptidase: MALFMSAFFLFFLFAENEFIKASTYEKIAKIYGENAKKRVIGLNKLMVSLQNSSEQEKLLKVNDYFNLLTWKEDQDVWGKKDYWATRMEFLGKGAGDCEDFVTAKYFTLKQLGISTEKLYFTYVKAVEYNQAHMVLSYYDTPKSIPLILDNINPKIRVATQRKDLVPVYSFNGDSLFLSKQEGLGQAIPGGNKKQNPKWLNLVDRMKEDG, from the coding sequence ATGGCACTCTTTATGAGTGCCTTTTTTTTATTTTTTCTTTTTGCAGAAAATGAATTTATAAAAGCTTCCACATATGAAAAAATTGCTAAAATTTATGGCGAGAATGCTAAAAAAAGAGTAATAGGATTAAATAAGCTAATGGTGAGTTTGCAAAACTCTAGTGAGCAAGAGAAGCTTTTGAAGGTCAATGACTATTTTAATCTTCTTACATGGAAGGAAGACCAAGATGTGTGGGGAAAGAAAGACTATTGGGCTACCAGAATGGAATTTTTGGGTAAGGGCGCAGGAGATTGTGAGGATTTCGTAACTGCTAAATATTTTACATTAAAGCAACTTGGCATATCTACCGAAAAGCTCTATTTTACATACGTAAAAGCCGTTGAATACAATCAAGCTCATATGGTTTTATCATATTATGACACTCCAAAATCAATACCGCTTATCTTAGATAATATAAATCCCAAAATAAGAGTTGCTACACAGAGAAAAGATCTTGTTCCTGTCTATAGTTTTAACGGTGATTCCTTGTTTTTGTCTAAGCAGGAGGGTTTGGGGCAAGCAATTCCAGGGGGAAATAAAAAACAAAATCCAAAATGGTTAAATTTGGTGGATAGAATGAAAGAGGATGGATAA
- a CDS encoding bifunctional diguanylate cyclase/phosphodiesterase, with amino-acid sequence MTLFKQIMIAIMSFGLAIFIAVGILNFTTINNYISSQLSANARHTANSLGLAIKTVADLNDVSTIEAMVNSMFDSGYYSMIKLVDVDGNALVENTQETVVEGVPSWFVKNIKLSAPIESSEIMDGWSKFGTLYVQSNTGIAYYELYTILKNVFYILTVISIIALFVSYFGIKFIFIPLKKVQIQAEAILGNRFIIQDKIPFTVDVRRIVLAMNSMVGKVKDIFEQSAKTLSKYEDLLYKDDQTGLFNRRYFQNKFDDYLSSEEYSSGSVMMVSCKELDKLKKDLGFEKWNNLVVSIANSISSHTSGMLCSRLNDNDFIVIAPSVTSSRLFHIGENTLLQIKEIFEKFDLKNDDCFVNSSVVEYSYDSKLKNIMIISDITILRAKEIGNFKIKVYDEGSEILLGKEQYRQLIIDSIENNMFKFAGQKVVSVIKEIEHHELFLRLVDKDGRWQMASYFMPMVNELNFAAKIDLYVLNKAVNMFKEKTLPQGAISINLGKEVLTSTYYFSEIEAAFRQIRQNATGKVYIEIPNKDELDTSILINLHRKLLEFGIGLGFDHFGFDAKSIERIREITPDYVKIPARDLIDFFGESSSEQKHSFDTMMRSKDINIIAISVESKEQKEKLESLGIVSMQGMFIEETKNIG; translated from the coding sequence ATGACACTTTTTAAACAGATTATGATTGCAATTATGTCTTTTGGATTGGCTATATTTATAGCTGTTGGTATATTAAATTTCACCACTATAAATAATTACATATCATCACAGCTTAGTGCAAATGCAAGACATACAGCAAATTCACTTGGTCTTGCGATTAAAACAGTGGCCGATTTAAACGATGTTTCAACTATAGAAGCCATGGTTAATTCAATGTTTGATAGCGGTTATTACTCTATGATAAAACTTGTAGATGTTGATGGCAACGCTCTTGTTGAAAATACTCAAGAGACTGTGGTAGAAGGTGTTCCAAGCTGGTTTGTTAAGAATATAAAATTAAGCGCCCCTATAGAGAGTAGCGAAATTATGGACGGATGGTCGAAATTTGGCACTCTTTATGTTCAAAGCAATACTGGCATAGCATACTATGAGTTATATACTATATTAAAAAATGTATTTTATATACTAACTGTTATATCTATAATAGCTCTTTTTGTAAGTTATTTTGGAATAAAATTTATTTTTATACCTCTTAAGAAAGTTCAGATTCAAGCTGAGGCTATTTTAGGAAACCGATTTATAATTCAGGATAAAATTCCATTTACTGTGGATGTTAGGCGTATAGTTTTGGCAATGAATAGTATGGTAGGTAAGGTTAAAGATATTTTTGAACAGAGTGCGAAAACTCTTAGTAAATACGAGGATTTACTTTATAAAGATGATCAGACGGGACTGTTTAATAGAAGGTATTTTCAGAATAAATTTGATGATTATCTATCAAGCGAAGAGTATTCAAGTGGCTCAGTTATGATGGTGTCTTGTAAGGAATTGGATAAACTTAAAAAAGATTTAGGTTTTGAAAAGTGGAATAATTTAGTCGTCTCTATAGCAAATTCTATCAGTAGTCATACATCTGGCATGCTATGTTCAAGGCTTAATGATAACGATTTTATAGTCATAGCACCGAGTGTTACATCATCAAGATTATTCCATATCGGAGAAAATACTCTCTTGCAGATAAAAGAGATATTTGAAAAATTTGACTTGAAAAACGACGATTGTTTTGTTAATAGTTCCGTAGTAGAGTATTCTTATGATAGTAAGTTAAAAAATATAATGATTATATCCGATATAACCATATTAAGAGCCAAGGAGATTGGAAACTTTAAAATCAAAGTTTACGATGAGGGTTCTGAAATATTGCTTGGTAAAGAACAATATAGGCAACTTATAATAGACTCTATTGAAAACAATATGTTTAAATTTGCAGGACAAAAAGTAGTTTCTGTTATAAAAGAGATTGAGCATCATGAGCTATTTTTAAGGCTTGTTGATAAAGACGGTAGGTGGCAGATGGCAAGTTATTTTATGCCTATGGTAAATGAGTTAAATTTTGCAGCAAAGATAGATTTGTATGTTTTAAATAAAGCTGTAAATATGTTTAAAGAAAAAACATTGCCACAAGGTGCCATATCTATAAATTTAGGAAAAGAAGTATTAACATCTACTTATTATTTTTCAGAAATTGAAGCAGCATTTAGACAAATTAGACAAAACGCAACCGGCAAAGTTTATATAGAGATACCAAATAAAGATGAGCTGGATACTTCTATACTTATCAATTTACATAGAAAACTTCTTGAATTCGGCATAGGCCTTGGATTCGACCATTTTGGATTTGATGCTAAAAGTATAGAGAGAATTAGAGAAATTACTCCTGATTATGTTAAAATTCCAGCCAGAGACTTGATAGATTTCTTTGGTGAGAGTAGTTCCGAACAAAAGCACTCTTTTGATACAATGATGAGGAGTAAAGATATTAATATCATAGCCATAAGCGTAGAGAGCAAGGAGCAAAAAGAGAAGCTGGAGTCCCTTGGTATTGTTTCAATGCAAGGAATGTTTATAGAAGAGACAAAAAATATTGGATAA
- a CDS encoding type I secretion system permease/ATPase — MQEKVKNDELLDCLVIFTKLHNNPYTADALITGLPVSENENVELFSLNGSKSLFTRAAKRAGFISTLANKEIDEISPLVLPCILILRGKKACILESFEDKTHAKIITPDMPNGSNIVEISKLKEEYLGYTYLLKREFIPEESNNYLIDSRSEHWFWGTLKRSKKIYIDVLIASIVVNLFVLASPLFTMNVYDRVVPNNAVETLWVLALGVGFVYIVDLFLKFTRTYFLDIAGKKSDIIMSSLLFERVMDIKLSVKPKSVGSFANNLREFDTVRNFFTSSTLVVLVDLPFSILFLLVIYFLSGAMVLVPMVFILLIIIYTFLIKDPLQNSIKSTFEASAKKNGILIETLNGLETIKTMGATGHAQWNWEEATGEIANKSIKSKLISASIGTVTSFLVQLNTVAVVVLGVYMIQDMKLTMGGLIAAVMLSSRAIAPMGQVASLLANFEQTKTAYESLKNIMNLPVERPDGKKFIRRNTFDGKIEFKNVSFSYPESTKSSLDRVNFVINAGEKVGIIGKNGSGKTTIQKLILGLYSPTDGSVLIDGIDINQIDPADLRRNIGYVPQDVMLFKGTVRANIVYKAPHVDDMQIIKAAKISGVDEYVDSHPLGFDMPVFERGEGISGGQRQAIAVARAFLLDSPIILLDEPTNSLDSSVEAKLKNNLKYNTKNKTMILITHKTSLLDLVDRLIVVDGGKILLDGTKEDVLAKLSGK, encoded by the coding sequence ATGCAAGAAAAAGTTAAAAACGATGAGCTTTTGGATTGTTTAGTAATTTTTACTAAGCTTCACAATAATCCATATACGGCAGATGCTCTGATTACGGGATTGCCTGTAAGCGAGAATGAAAACGTGGAGCTTTTTTCATTAAATGGTTCAAAATCTCTTTTTACAAGAGCTGCTAAAAGAGCCGGATTCATATCTACTCTTGCAAATAAAGAAATTGATGAAATTTCTCCTCTTGTGCTACCATGCATTTTAATTTTAAGAGGTAAAAAGGCTTGTATTTTAGAGAGCTTTGAAGATAAAACTCATGCTAAAATCATAACTCCAGATATGCCAAACGGTTCGAATATAGTAGAGATAAGCAAGCTCAAAGAGGAGTATCTTGGCTATACATATCTTTTAAAGCGTGAATTTATACCTGAAGAAAGCAATAATTATCTAATAGATAGTAGATCCGAACATTGGTTTTGGGGTACTTTAAAACGTTCTAAAAAAATTTATATAGATGTATTAATCGCCAGTATTGTTGTAAATTTATTTGTTTTAGCAAGCCCGCTTTTTACTATGAATGTATACGATAGAGTTGTGCCGAATAATGCGGTAGAGACTCTATGGGTGCTCGCTCTTGGAGTTGGCTTTGTATACATAGTAGATTTATTTTTGAAATTTACAAGAACTTATTTTCTTGATATTGCCGGTAAAAAGAGCGATATTATTATGAGTTCTCTGCTTTTTGAAAGAGTTATGGATATAAAGCTTTCTGTTAAGCCAAAATCAGTAGGCTCGTTTGCCAATAACCTTAGGGAATTTGATACGGTTAGAAATTTTTTTACGTCTAGCACATTAGTTGTTCTTGTCGATCTTCCGTTCTCTATCCTGTTTTTATTGGTTATATACTTCTTGTCTGGAGCAATGGTGCTTGTTCCTATGGTTTTTATATTGCTTATTATAATATATACTTTTTTGATAAAGGATCCTCTTCAAAATAGTATTAAAAGTACTTTTGAGGCAAGCGCAAAGAAAAATGGAATACTTATCGAGACTCTAAATGGACTCGAAACAATTAAAACAATGGGCGCTACCGGTCATGCGCAGTGGAATTGGGAAGAGGCTACCGGCGAGATAGCCAATAAAAGCATAAAATCAAAGCTTATTTCTGCATCTATTGGCACTGTCACCTCTTTTTTAGTACAGCTAAATACAGTAGCTGTAGTTGTTCTTGGTGTATATATGATACAGGATATGAAGCTTACTATGGGCGGTCTTATAGCTGCTGTTATGCTCTCGTCTCGCGCAATAGCCCCTATGGGTCAAGTTGCTTCGCTTTTGGCTAATTTTGAGCAGACAAAAACAGCGTATGAGAGCTTAAAAAATATTATGAATTTGCCAGTTGAGCGTCCTGATGGCAAGAAATTTATTAGAAGAAATACTTTTGATGGTAAAATAGAGTTTAAAAATGTTAGTTTTTCTTATCCTGAGAGCACAAAAAGCTCCTTGGATAGAGTAAATTTTGTAATTAATGCCGGAGAAAAAGTAGGAATTATAGGCAAAAATGGTTCCGGAAAAACTACTATACAAAAGCTTATTTTAGGGCTTTACTCTCCAACGGATGGTTCCGTGCTTATAGACGGAATTGATATAAATCAGATAGATCCTGCCGATTTGCGCCGAAATATTGGATATGTACCTCAAGATGTAATGCTTTTTAAAGGAACTGTTAGGGCAAATATAGTTTACAAGGCTCCTCATGTCGATGATATGCAGATAATAAAAGCAGCAAAAATAAGTGGAGTCGATGAATATGTAGACTCGCATCCTCTTGGATTTGATATGCCTGTGTTTGAAAGAGGCGAGGGTATTAGTGGTGGTCAACGTCAAGCTATAGCAGTAGCAAGAGCTTTTTTGCTTGATAGCCCGATTATACTTCTCGATGAGCCTACAAATTCTCTTGATAGTAGTGTTGAGGCTAAACTTAAAAATAACCTTAAATACAATACTAAAAATAAAACTATGATACTAATAACACACAAAACATCACTTCTTGATCTTGTCGATAGATTAATAGTAGTGGATGGCGGTAAAATTTTACTTGACGGAACAAAAGAAGATGTTTTGGCAAAGCTTAGCGGGAAGTAG
- a CDS encoding HlyD family type I secretion periplasmic adaptor subunit, translated as MSKELKENLKRQEDIGKNLNDSVDNIKRIIQSKEYDAYDLRFMSSLSEAVLAKAPSTSRKILYIIFITVAFLVGWASFAEIDEITRGTGKIIPSGKNQIVQNLEGGIIEEIFVHMGDEVKKGQILIKIDNKTFSSSYGESKLRLDELQAKYLRLDAEANDKEFDYNTTMDDQMRQSVAFEKSLFETNKARLREQVNIFEEQIKQRQSELRELRNKISQTQNSYNLMLKEKQITEPLFRKGLVSEVEYLQLQRRVNDLQGDLNAATLSVPRIESTIKEVENKVTEARLAFKNNAKRELNEVSAEISRLNESQINLSDKVERTLVRSPVDGIVSKLMVNTVSGVIKPGMDIAEIVPNEDTLIAEVKVRPADVAFLRPGLESIVKLTAYDFSIYGGLKGQVTQISADTETNEKSGESYYLVRIETQKNYLGSEEKPLRIKVGMVASADIITGKKTVLDYLLKPILKAKQNALRER; from the coding sequence ATGAGCAAAGAGTTAAAAGAAAACTTAAAACGCCAAGAGGATATTGGTAAAAATTTAAATGATTCCGTGGATAATATTAAAAGGATTATCCAATCAAAAGAATATGATGCTTACGATTTAAGGTTTATGTCCAGCTTGTCTGAGGCGGTACTAGCAAAGGCTCCATCAACTTCAAGAAAAATTTTATATATTATTTTTATAACCGTTGCTTTTCTTGTAGGCTGGGCATCATTTGCCGAGATTGATGAGATTACAAGAGGCACTGGCAAGATCATTCCATCGGGCAAAAACCAGATAGTGCAAAATTTAGAAGGCGGTATTATAGAAGAAATTTTTGTTCACATGGGAGATGAGGTTAAGAAAGGTCAAATTTTGATAAAAATAGACAATAAAACCTTTTCGAGTAGCTATGGAGAGTCAAAGTTAAGACTTGATGAGCTTCAAGCAAAATATTTAAGGCTTGATGCCGAAGCTAATGACAAGGAATTTGACTACAATACAACAATGGATGATCAGATGAGGCAATCTGTTGCTTTTGAAAAGAGTCTTTTTGAAACTAATAAGGCTAGATTAAGAGAGCAGGTTAATATATTTGAAGAGCAGATTAAACAGCGACAAAGCGAGCTTAGAGAGCTTAGAAATAAAATTTCTCAGACCCAAAATAGTTATAATCTAATGCTTAAAGAGAAGCAGATAACTGAACCTCTTTTTAGAAAAGGGCTTGTAAGTGAGGTTGAATATTTGCAGCTTCAAAGAAGAGTGAACGATTTACAAGGCGATCTAAATGCGGCTACCTTATCTGTTCCCAGAATAGAATCAACAATAAAAGAAGTTGAAAATAAAGTAACGGAGGCGAGGCTTGCTTTTAAAAATAATGCAAAAAGAGAGCTTAATGAAGTTTCTGCTGAAATTTCAAGACTAAACGAGAGTCAGATTAATTTAAGTGACAAAGTTGAAAGGACTCTTGTAAGATCTCCGGTTGATGGAATTGTTAGTAAGCTAATGGTGAATACTGTTTCTGGTGTTATAAAGCCTGGTATGGACATAGCGGAAATTGTACCCAATGAAGACACCTTGATAGCCGAAGTTAAAGTAAGACCAGCTGACGTTGCATTTTTAAGACCTGGACTTGAATCTATCGTAAAGCTTACAGCTTATGATTTTTCTATATATGGAGGCCTTAAGGGGCAGGTAACTCAGATAAGCGCTGACACCGAGACAAATGAAAAAAGTGGAGAAAGTTACTATCTAGTTAGAATAGAGACACAAAAAAACTATCTTGGAAGTGAAGAAAAACCGCTTCGTATCAAAGTGGGTATGGTGGCTAGTGCGGATATTATAACAGGTAAAAAGACTGTGCTTGATTATCTATTAAAACCTATTCTAAAAGCCAAACAAAACGCTTTAAGAGAGAGATGA
- a CDS encoding DUF5416 domain-containing protein, with protein sequence MMLEQSAFLIEESDSISGVTHKTTADKAIYSGKFSEYIVTKSKLIKESLVVTDMLNDRDGVDIINSSIKELIFSDCVKKFSEIYSNFIELKEVQESNLDNQFKFSITEEDSENFIYRFKEAIDIPFYSVRSIKIFINGYNEISESINFDLDLLRDESRYKYKITSNTIEIIILTNLTASLTKEFLKTFTYKKMDSSCSEIKEIYIIINDILIYKTEIEI encoded by the coding sequence ATGATGCTAGAACAATCCGCTTTTTTAATAGAAGAGAGCGATAGTATATCTGGCGTCACTCATAAAACTACAGCCGATAAGGCTATTTATAGTGGTAAATTTAGCGAATATATAGTAACAAAATCCAAGCTTATAAAAGAGAGCTTGGTTGTAACAGATATGTTAAACGATAGAGATGGAGTTGATATTATAAATTCATCGATAAAAGAGCTGATCTTTAGTGATTGTGTTAAAAAATTTAGTGAAATTTACTCAAATTTTATTGAGCTTAAAGAGGTTCAAGAATCAAATTTAGATAATCAATTCAAATTTTCGATTACAGAAGAAGATAGTGAAAATTTTATATACAGATTTAAAGAGGCTATAGACATACCTTTTTATAGCGTGAGAAGTATAAAGATTTTTATAAATGGATATAATGAAATTTCAGAAAGTATAAATTTTGATTTGGATCTTTTGAGGGATGAAAGCCGGTATAAATATAAGATTACAAGTAATACTATTGAAATTATAATATTGACCAATTTGACTGCAAGTTTGACAAAGGAGTTTTTAAAAACTTTTACTTATAAAAAGATGGATTCAAGTTGTAGCGAGATAAAAGAGATTTATATAATTATTAATGATATTTTAATTTATAAGACAGAGATTGAAATTTAA
- a CDS encoding response regulator transcription factor encodes MKILLYTSSNTLANELKSKLKEHEISLISSNSRILEKIIEGEFDLVLFDAYSNSKETIHDILALNPDTKILVLSRDPNFTEGREYLVLGVKGYANAHMQEVHLNDAINSIVDGNIWLYPEFIQSMIVVMTKESPAVKSTDVLEKLTVKERDIANFIYNGLTNQEIADVSNITLRTVKAHISSIFEKTGVKDRVNLVLLMRSNQ; translated from the coding sequence GTGAAAATTCTATTATACACTTCAAGCAATACGCTTGCTAACGAGCTGAAGAGTAAATTAAAAGAGCATGAAATTTCTCTTATTTCATCAAATTCTAGAATTTTAGAAAAGATAATAGAGGGCGAATTTGACCTCGTATTGTTTGATGCATATAGCAATTCCAAAGAGACAATTCACGATATCTTAGCCCTTAATCCAGATACAAAGATATTGGTTTTATCTCGTGATCCAAATTTTACCGAAGGTAGGGAGTATCTTGTTCTTGGCGTAAAAGGCTATGCGAACGCTCATATGCAAGAAGTGCACCTTAATGATGCTATAAACAGCATAGTAGATGGAAATATTTGGCTATATCCTGAATTTATTCAAAGCATGATAGTTGTAATGACTAAAGAGAGCCCTGCTGTGAAAAGTACCGATGTGCTTGAAAAACTAACCGTAAAAGAGAGAGACATAGCAAATTTTATATATAATGGTCTTACTAACCAAGAGATAGCTGATGTTTCAAATATTACCCTAAGAACTGTGAAGGCTCATATCTCTTCAATTTTTGAAAAGACAGGCGTAAAAGATAGAGTAAATTTAGTGCTTTTAATGAGAAGTAACCAATAA
- the tuf gene encoding elongation factor Tu, translating to MAKEKFSRNKPHVNIGTIGHVDHGKTTLTAAISAVLSRKGLAELKDYDNIDNAPEEKERGITIATSHIEYETENRHYAHVDCPGHADYVKNMITGAAQMDGAILVVSAADGPMPQTREHILLSRQVGVPYIVVFMNKADMVDDAELLELVEMEIRELLNEYNFPGDDTPIIAGSALQALNEAKAGTEGEWSAKVMELMAAVDSYIPTPTRATDKDFLMPIEDVFSISGRGTVVTGRIEKGLVKVGDTIEIVGIRDTQTTTVTGVEMFRKEMDQGEAGDNVGVLLRGTKKEDVERGMVLCKPKSITPHTKFEGEVYILTKEEGGRHTPFFNNYRPQFYVRTTDVTGSIALPEGTEMVMPGDNLKITVELIAPVALEEGTRFAIREGGRTVGSGVVSKILA from the coding sequence ATGGCAAAAGAGAAATTTTCACGTAACAAGCCACACGTAAATATAGGTACTATTGGTCACGTTGACCATGGTAAAACAACTTTGACAGCTGCGATTTCTGCTGTTCTTTCAAGAAAAGGTCTTGCTGAGCTTAAAGATTATGATAATATCGATAATGCTCCAGAAGAGAAAGAGCGCGGTATTACTATTGCAACTTCACACATTGAGTATGAGACAGAAAATCGCCACTATGCTCACGTAGACTGCCCAGGTCACGCCGACTATGTTAAAAACATGATTACAGGTGCTGCACAAATGGACGGTGCGATTCTAGTTGTTTCTGCGGCGGACGGCCCAATGCCACAAACAAGAGAGCACATTCTTCTATCGCGCCAAGTTGGTGTTCCATATATTGTTGTTTTCATGAACAAAGCTGATATGGTTGATGACGCTGAGCTTCTTGAGCTAGTTGAAATGGAAATCAGAGAGCTTTTAAACGAATATAACTTCCCTGGTGATGACACTCCTATTATAGCCGGTTCTGCTCTTCAGGCTCTTAACGAGGCTAAAGCAGGCACAGAGGGTGAGTGGTCAGCAAAAGTTATGGAGCTTATGGCTGCAGTTGATAGCTATATCCCAACTCCAACTCGTGCAACAGATAAAGACTTCTTAATGCCAATCGAAGACGTATTCTCAATTTCTGGTCGTGGAACAGTTGTTACAGGTAGAATTGAAAAAGGTCTTGTAAAAGTTGGTGATACAATCGAGATTGTTGGTATCAGAGATACTCAAACAACAACGGTTACCGGTGTTGAGATGTTTAGAAAAGAGATGGATCAAGGTGAAGCTGGAGACAACGTTGGTGTCCTTCTAAGGGGTACTAAAAAAGAAGACGTTGAGCGTGGTATGGTTCTATGCAAGCCAAAATCAATCACTCCACATACAAAATTTGAGGGTGAAGTTTATATCCTTACAAAAGAGGAAGGTGGTCGCCATACTCCATTCTTTAATAACTATAGACCACAATTTTATGTAAGAACAACTGACGTTACAGGCTCTATAGCTCTTCCTGAAGGAACAGAGATGGTTATGCCTGGCGACAACCTAAAAATTACAGTTGAGCTTATAGCTCCTGTTGCTCTAGAAGAGGGAACACGTTTTGCGATCCGTGAGGGTGGTAGAACAGTTGGCTCTGGCGTTGTTTCTAAAATATTAGCATAA
- the rpmG gene encoding 50S ribosomal protein L33: MAKNNSRVKVGLKCSESGDINYTTTKNSKTTTEKLEIKKYCPRLKKHTVHKEVKLKS; encoded by the coding sequence ATGGCAAAAAATAATAGTAGAGTAAAAGTAGGTCTTAAATGTTCTGAGTCTGGTGATATAAATTACACTACGACAAAAAATAGCAAGACAACTACTGAAAAGCTAGAGATTAAAAAATATTGTCCAAGATTAAAAAAACATACAGTTCATAAAGAAGTAAAGTTAAAGAGCTAA
- the secE gene encoding preprotein translocase subunit SecE: protein MEKLINYFKLSRAEIMKVIYPTKEQVRNAFITVFAVVAVISLFLAIVDVVMSYSLSKLI, encoded by the coding sequence ATGGAAAAACTAATAAACTATTTTAAGCTCTCTCGAGCAGAGATAATGAAGGTTATTTATCCTACGAAAGAGCAAGTTAGAAATGCATTTATAACAGTTTTTGCTGTTGTGGCTGTTATTTCACTTTTTCTAGCAATTGTTGATGTAGTAATGTCTTACTCTCTTTCAAAATTAATTTAA
- the nusG gene encoding transcription termination/antitermination protein NusG, giving the protein MAHKWYAIQTYAGSEMSVKRAIENLVKDHNIEEQLKEVVVPTEDVIEIKNGKKKINERSLYPGYAFAHLDLDTALWHKIQSLPKVGRFIGESKKPTPLSDKDINLILEKVQKRGAPKPKISFENGESVRITDGPFANFTGIVEEYDMIHGKLRLNVSIFGRSTPVEILYSQVEKIV; this is encoded by the coding sequence ATGGCACATAAATGGTATGCGATTCAAACTTATGCCGGCAGTGAGATGAGCGTTAAGAGAGCTATTGAAAATTTAGTCAAAGATCACAACATTGAAGAACAATTAAAAGAGGTTGTTGTCCCGACTGAAGACGTTATAGAGATTAAAAACGGCAAGAAAAAAATAAACGAGAGAAGTCTTTATCCCGGATATGCTTTTGCACATCTTGATCTAGATACCGCTCTTTGGCACAAGATCCAGTCTTTACCAAAAGTTGGAAGATTCATAGGTGAGTCTAAAAAGCCTACACCATTAAGCGATAAAGATATAAATTTGATTTTGGAAAAAGTCCAAAAGCGTGGAGCGCCTAAACCTAAAATTTCATTTGAAAATGGTGAGAGCGTTCGAATTACAGATGGACCTTTTGCAAATTTTACCGGTATAGTAGAAGAATACGATATGATACATGGAAAATTAAGGTTAAATGTTTCTATTTTTGGCAGAAGCACGCCGGTTGAAATTTTATATTCACAAGTTGAGAAGATAGTATAA
- the rplK gene encoding 50S ribosomal protein L11 — MAKKVIGEIKLQIAAAKANPSPPVGPALGQQGVNIMEFCKAFNERTKDMAGYNIPVVITVYADRSFTFITKQPPATDLIKKAAGISKGADNPLKNKVGKLTKAQVLEIVERKIVDLNTNDKEQAAKIIAGSARSMGIEVID, encoded by the coding sequence ATGGCTAAAAAAGTTATAGGCGAAATTAAATTACAAATTGCAGCAGCTAAAGCAAACCCAAGCCCACCGGTTGGTCCTGCTCTTGGTCAGCAAGGTGTAAACATTATGGAATTTTGTAAAGCATTTAACGAAAGAACTAAGGATATGGCAGGTTATAATATCCCTGTTGTTATCACTGTTTATGCTGACAGAAGTTTTACATTTATTACAAAACAACCACCTGCAACAGATTTGATCAAAAAAGCAGCTGGAATATCAAAAGGTGCGGACAATCCGCTAAAGAATAAAGTAGGAAAGCTTACTAAAGCTCAAGTACTTGAAATCGTTGAGAGAAAAATCGTCGATTTAAATACAAACGACAAAGAGCAAGCCGCTAAAATAATAGCAGGTTCAGCTCGCTCTATGGGAATTGAAGTAATCGACTAA